The Phaenicophaeus curvirostris isolate KB17595 unplaced genomic scaffold, BPBGC_Pcur_1.0 scaffold_68, whole genome shotgun sequence region gaaaatatcatctgcaggtcttcaaaatgacccaatctttgacctaactgtattaaaactactacctgctttacgggtatatcatgccctctcttagagaggattcccgccagcagagtggccgcagcatctgtttgcatagctgcgcctaaggggtgagtcgcgacctcacactccagcatttatcctgccccgttggacccagataatgctaccctcagccggtttgttctcccaacccgcctcctctcgctacttagagtagtcacggagaaattaaaaaagaggaacctgaaccatcctctgctaccagatatgggcgtgggagccggaccccgagtaacgatgaatctcaatatgagtatggtcgttctcatttattcgtaaacacaacactccttatatacctttccagcagagcatgcgccaagaaacaacttacaattggttcattcaaactgtccacgccttaaaagttacaggattggttcacaaggtttgagcgcgcgaaaggtaccgggccgggccggtccgaccggttcagggactttccggcgctgagtcccaggcttttgttatgcacctctcccggtcagcataccgaggaaggcttaaaggggaacgccaggtttaatcctgaatgttgagccctgggttgttcactgctattagatcatatattcacccttccacactcttctagacaccaaaacccatcccggtgacatcaaacccctcctctcgacaccaaaacccatcctggtgacaccaaaaccctcttctagacacccaaacccatcccagtgacacccaaacccggcccggtgacaccaaaacccatcctggtgttaccaaaacccagcccggtgactccaaaatccatcccggtgtcaccaaaacccatcccggtgacatcaaacccctcttctagacaccaaaacccatcccggtgacatcaaaacccatcccagtggcaccagatccctcccgtaaacaacaaaacccatcatggtgacaccaaaacccatcctggtgtcaccaaaatccatcccagtgacaccaaatcccatcccggtgacaccagatccctcctcttgaaaacaaaacccatcccggtgacaccaaaaacccatccatgtgacacctaaacccgtcccggcgacaccaaaacccagcccagtggcaccaaatccgtcatctcgacaccaaaccccatcctggtgtcacctaaacccatcctggtgacaccaaaacccatcccagtgtcaccaagacccatcccagtgtcaccaagacccatcccagtgtcaccaaaacccttttctagacaccaaaacccagcccggtggcactgaaacccagccaggtggcaccaaaatccctcatggtgagaccaaaaccctcttctagacaccaaaactcagcccgcagtcaccaaaacccatcctggtgtcaccaaaacccatcccagtgtcaccaaaacccatcccagtgtcaccaaaaccctcttctagacaccaaaacccatcccggtggcagcaaaaccctcttctagacaccaaaacccatccctgtgtcaccaaaacccttccagtgacaccaaaccccatcctggtgtcaccaaaccccatcccagtggatgtctccatgtctcagatcgccaaggacatctgcaccttcctgcgctgggcggccgagcccgagcacgatcaccgcaagcgaatgggattaaaggtttttcggggggctccgacccatccccttccccccccccacctggggcccctcctgaaccccctttttttccttcctacccccccagatgctgcttctcggggctctcctggcccccctctcctattacctgaagcggcacaagtggtcggtgatgaagagccggaagatgatttatcggccccccaagtagaaattaaataataaaaaaaaaaggggggttggaaaatgtgggggatccccccccccaaccaggtcccatagagggagccccgagctccatcgcggggtggaaatacaggattcgttccagggaggaggttgaggagcaAGAGGGATCCGTGGGGTCTGAGCtggggggtgggatccatggggtgagatccgtGGGGCGCGttctgtgctgcacacggtgggtttattggtcacctccggagccaccgaccccgtcacggggccaccagcagctcctccactgtcaccagtagctccaccggggccaccagcagctcctccagtgtcaccagtagcttctgcagggccaccagctgctcctccggggccaccagcagcttctccggggccaccagctgctcctccagtgtcaccagcagctcctccggggtcaccagcagctcctccagtgtcgccagtagctcctctggggtcaccagcagcttctccggggccaccagtagctcctccagtatcaccagtagcttctccagggccaccatcagcgtctctggggccaccatcAGCATctttggggccaccagcagctcctctggggccactagcagcttctccggggccaccagcagcgtCCCcggggtcaccagcagcttctccggggccaacagcagctcctccggtgacaccagcagctcctctggggccaccatcagcgtctctggggccaccagcagctcctctggggccaacaacagcgtctccggggacaccagcagctcctctggggccaccaacagcgtctccggggataccagcagctcctctggggccaccaacagcgtctccggggacaccagcagctcctctggggccaccaacagcgtctccggggccaccaacaatgtctccggggccaccagcagctcctctggggccaccagcagctcctctggggccacaaACAGGTTCTTggtgctaccagcagcttctccagctcctctggggccaccaacaggttctcggtgctaccagcagcttctccagctcctctggggccaccaacaggttctctggggccaccagcagcttctctggggccaccaacagctcctctggggccaccagcagcttctccagctcctctagggccaccaaTGTGTTCTCTGGTGCCACCAACAGCTTCTCTACAGccaccaacagcttctgggtgcccatggtggcatctccagctctccgggtggtgtctccgggctctctggtggccgtggtggccttTCCGGggccccagtccctcccagtccctcccagtgccccccagtgccccgtgtctctcaccgcgggtccccaccggggccctttggtgacccagcagatctcggtttggcagaggcggcagcgcagccagtcgcacccgtcccgcttctgcaccaccacggcacagccggggcagcgcatggcgtccccgcgctgcaccagggtctgcgggcacccgaacccggcccggtgacaccagaacccatcatggtggcaccaaaacccagcccggtggcaccaaaacccagcccggtggcacaaaaacccagcctggtggcacccaatccctcctctcgacaccaaaatccatcctggtgacaccaaaaccctcttctagacaccaaaacccatcccagtgacacccaaacccggcccggtgacacggAAATCCAGGCTGGTGacacccaatccctcctctcgacaccaaaatccatcctggtgacatcaaaccccagCCTGctggcaccaaaacccatcccggtgacagcaaaaccctcttctagacaccaaatcccatcccagtgacaccaaaaccTTCTcagtgacatcaaaacccatcccggtgtcacctaaacccatcccggtggcaCCAAATGTGGgtagctggaggcacctccagagggttgtgagccttgatccatgggctggaggcacctccagagggttctgagccttgatccatgagctggaggcacctccagagggttctgagccttgatccatgagctggaggcacctccagagggttctgagccttgatccatgagctggagtcacctccagagggatctgagccttgatccatgggctggaggcacctccagagggttctgagcctcgatccatgagctggaggcacctccagagggttctgagccttgatccatggGGTTGAGGCACCTCCACAGGCTGctgagccttgatccatgggctggaggcacctccagagggttctgagccttgatccatgggctggaggcacctccagagggttctgagccttgatccatgggctggaggcacctccagagggttctgagccttgatccatgagctggaggcacctccagagggttctgagccttgatccatgggctggaggcacctccagagggttctgagcctcgatccatgagctggaggcacctccagagggggTTTTTGATGGATCCATGGGGTTGAGGCACCTCCGGAGGCTTCCGAGCTCcaagttgaggttctccaagggGCTTTTTCCGCCCCGTTAACCCCTTCCTCCCCGGCTCCTCCAGCCACGGGGGTGAGGACTACGTCTTCTCCTTGCTGACGGGCTACTGCGACCCCCCGGCCGGCGTCTCCGTGCGGGAAGGGCTCCACTACAACCCCTACTTCCCCGGCCAGGCCATCGGCATGGCCCCCCCCATCTACAACGAGGTCCTCGAGTTCGATGACGGTAAAAaaaagggggtcacaggggcgtggaaggggttaattggggggttttgggggttaaTTGGGACgtttgggggtgtttaaggggttaattagggtgtttggggggttaattggggtgtttgggggtgtttaaagggtgtttgggggtgtttagggggttaattggggtgtttagAGGATtaattggggggtttggggggtcacgGGGGCGTTTAAAGGGTTAATTGGGGGTCACAGGGGTgtttaaggggttaattgggggtttggggggtcacgGGGGCGATTAAGGGGTgaattggggggtttgggggggtcacggGGGCGTTTCaggggttaattggggggttTAGAGGGTTAATTGGGGGGTTTGCAGGGTCACGGGGGCGTTTAAAGGGTTAAttggggggtcacaggggtgtttaaggggttaattggggggtttggggggtcccgggggcgtttaaggggttaattggggggtttggggggtcccgggggcgtttcaggggttaattggggggtttaaggggttaattgtggggtttgggggtatttgatgtatttaggtgggtttttagggggcatttggggtatttaggtgggtttttagggtttttagggggcatttggggtatttaggtgggttttcatgggtttttagggggcatttggggtatttaggtgggtttttaggggttttaGGGGTCCTTTGCTGCATTTAGGAGGGTTTTTATGGACCTTTGTTGTATTTAGGTGGggttttagggggcatttggggtatttaggtgggtttttaggggtttttagggggcatttggggtATTTAGTtgggtttttaggggttttaGGGGTCCTTTGCTGCATTTAGGAGGGTTTTTATGGACCTTTGTTGTATTTAGGTGGggttttagggggcatttggtgtatttaggtgggtttttaagCGTTTTAGGGGGCATTTCTTATATTTAAGTGGGTTTTTAGTGTATTTAGGGgtcatttcttgtatttaggAGGGATTTTAGGGAGCATTTGGTGTATTTAGAGtggtttttagggttttttaggggcatttggtgtatttaggtgggtttgggggggcatttggtgtatttaggtgggtttttaggggcatttggtgtatttaggtgggtttcAAGGGTTTTTTAAGGGTCCTTTGTTGTATTTAGGTGGGGTTTTAGGGGACATTTGGTGTGTTTAAGTGGGTTTTTAGTTTATTTAGGAGTCATTTTTTGTATTTAGGTGGGGTTTTGGGGCATTTGTTgcatttaggtgggtttttagggttTCTTAGGGGCATTTGTcttatttaggtgggtttttaggggcatttggtgtatttaggAGGGGTTTTAGGGGTCTTAGGGGCATTTGTTGTAGTTAAGTGGGGTTTTAGTGTATTTAGGGgtcatttcttgtatttaggTGGGGTTTTAGGGGTCCTTTGTTGTATTTAAGTGGGTTTTAGGGGGTTTAGGAGTcatttgttgtatttaggtggatttttaggggttttaggggtcctttgttgtatttctgtgggtttttagtgtatttaggggtcattttttgtttttaggtgggtttttaggggcatttgttgtatttaggtgggtttttagtgtatttaggggtcattttttgtttttaggtGGGTTTTAGGggcatttgttgtatttaggtgggtttttagggggtaTTTGGTGtctttaggtgggtttttatgggtttttagggggcatttgatgtatttaggtgggtttttagggtttttggggggcatttgttgtatttaggtGGGGTTTTAGGGgcatttggtgtatttaggtggggttttagggggcatttgttgtatttaggtggatttttaggggttttagggggcatttgttgtatttaggtgggtttttagaggttttagggggcatttggtgtatttaggtggatttttaggggttttagggggcatttggtgtatttaggtgggtttttaggggttttagggggcatttgttGTATTTACGAGGGTCTTTAGGGGTCATTTGTCCTATTTAGGTGGATTTTTAGGCGTTTTTAGGGGTCATTTGTCCTATTcaagtgggtttttaggggttttaGGAGTCATTTGTtctatttaggtgggtttttaggggtcctttgttgtatttaagtgggtttttagggCTTTTAGGAGTCATTTGTTCTATTTAGGAGGGTTTTTAGGGCGCTTTTGTTATATTGAGGTGCGTTTTTAGGGGCATTTGTtctatttaggtgggtttttagggggcatttgcTGCATTTAGGAGGGGTTTTAGGGTTCCTTCGTTATATAGAGGTGGGGTTTTAGGGGTCCTTTGTCCTTTTTAGGGGTTTTTAGGGGCGATTTTCCCCATTTCGAGCTTCTTTTGGGGCTCTTTGTCACCCtgacccccctttttccccGCAGGGACCCCCGCCACCATGTCTCAGATCGCCAAGGACGtctgcaccttcctgcgctgggcggccgagcccaagcacgatcaccgcaagcgaatgggattaaaggtttttcggggggctccgacccatccccttcccccccccccatctggGGCacctcctgaaccccctttttttccttcctaacccccccagatgctgcttctcggggctctcctggcccccctctcctattacctgaagcggcacaagtggtcggtgatgaagagccggaagatgatttatcggccccccaagtagaaattaaataataaaaaaaaagggggcttGGAAAatgtgggggatccccccccccaaccaggtcccatagagggagccccaagctccatcgcggggtggaaataaaggattcgttccagggaggaggttgaggagctggagggatccttggggtctgagctggggggtgggatccatggggtgagatccgtGGGGCGCGttctgtgctgcacacggtgggtttattggtcgcctccggagccaccgaccccgtcacggggccaccagcagctcctccactgtcaccagtagctccaccggggccaccagcagctcctccagtgtcaccagtagcttctccagggccaccagctgctcctccggggccaccagcagcttctccggggccaccagctgctcctccagtgtcaccagcagctcctccggggtcaccagcagctcctcgagtgtcgccagtagctcctctggggtcaccagcagcttctccggggccaccagtagcttctccagtaTCACCaatagcttctccagggccaccatcagcgtctctggggccaccatcagcgtctctggggccaccatctgcttctccggggccaccagcagcttctccggggccaccagcagcgtctccggggtcaccagcagcttctccagggccaagAGCAGCTCCTCCGgtgacaccagcagctcctctggggccaccaacagcgtctctggggacaccagcagctcctctggggccaccaacagcgtctccggggacaccagcagctcctctggggccaccaacagcgtctccggggacaccaacAGCGTATCCgtggccaccaacagcgtctccggggacaccagcagctcctctggggccactaacagcgtctccggggacaccaacagcgtctccgtgGCCACCAagagcgtctccggggacaccagcagctcttctggggccaccaacagcgtctccgtggacaccagcagctcctctggggccacaaacagcgtctccggggacaccagcagctcctctggggccaccaacagcgtctccggggacaccagcagctcctccggggccaccagcagctcctctggggccaccaacaatgtctccggggccaccagcagctcctctggggccaccagcagctcttctggggccaccaacaggttctctggggccaccagcagcttctctggggccaccaacagctcctctggggccaccagcagcttctccagctcctctagggccaccaatatgttctctggggccaccaagagcttctctggggccaccaacagcttctgggtgcccatggtggcatctccagctctccggGTGGCGTCTCCGGGCTCTCTGGTGGccgtggtggcatctccagctctcccagtggtgtctccgggctctccggtggccgtggtggcatctccagctctcccagtggtgtctccgggctctccggtggccgtggtggcatctccagctctcccagtggtgtctccgggctctccggtggccgtggtggcatctccagctctccggGTGGTGTCTCCAGGCTCTccggtggccctggtggcctctccggggggtcagtggcagttgtggcactgggggtggcagcgctggcccgacacgttgcagcggcagccgccgctcgtgtcacccgggccctggggggggacacgggggtcaagatcagggtcaaggttgaggttctggttgggctggggtcaaggttgaggttggggtcaaggttggggtcaaggttggGGTTGGGGTCAAGGTCAAGGTGGGGCCCGTggggtgtcccagtgtccccagtccctcccagtgccccccagtgccccgtgtctctcaccgcgggtccccaccggggccctttggtgacccagcagatctcggtttggcagaggcggcagcgcagccagtcgcacccgtcccgcttctgcaccaccacggcacagccggggcagcgcatggcgtccccgcgctgcaccagggtctgcgggcacccgaacccggcccggtgacaccagaacccatcatggtgacaccaaaaccctcttctagacaccaaaacccatcccggtgacatcaaacccctcttctagacaccaaaacccatcccggtgacatcaaaacccatcccagtggcacaaaaacccatcccagtgacaccagatccctcccgtaaacaacaaaacccatcatggtgacaccaaaacccatcctggtgtcaccaaaatccatcccagtgacaccaaatcccatcccggtgacaccagatccctcctctcgacaacaaaacccatcccggtgacaccaaaaacccatccatgtgacacctaaacccgtcccggcgacaccaaaacccagcccagtggcaccaaatccgtcatctcgacaccaaaccccatcctggtgtcaccaaaccccatcctggtgtcaccaaaccccatcccagtggatgtctccatgtctcagatcgccaaggacgtctgcaccttcctgcgctgggcggccgagcccgagcacgatcaccgcaagcgaatgggattaaaggtttttcggggggctccgacccatccccttccccctcccccccatctGGGGCACCTCCTgatccccctttttttccttcctacccccccagatgctgcttctcggggctctcctggcccccctctcctattacctgaagcggcacaagtggtcggtgatgaagagccggaagatgatttatcggccccccaagtagaaattaaataataaaaaaaaaggggggtgggaaatgtgggggatccccccccccaaccaggtcccatagagggagccccgagctccatcgcggggtggaaataaaggattcgttccagggaggaggttgaggagctggagggatccttggggtctgagccggggggtgggatccatggggtgagatccattccgtggggtaggatccatggggtgagatccattccgtggggtctgagccatggggtgggatccatggggtgggatccattccatggggtctgagccgtggggtgggatctggggggtggatccatggggtgggattggagctgtggggtgggatccatggggtgggattggagctgtggggtgggatccatggggtggggtctgagccatggggtgggatccatggggtgggatctatggggtgggatccattccctggggtctgagccgcggggtgggatccgtggggtgggatccattccatgggattggagccatggggtctgagccatggggtgggatctattccctggggtctgagctgtggggtgggatccgcggggtgggatccctggattggggtccgtgcggtgggatccgtggggtgggattcgtggggtgggatccatggggcgggatctgtggggcgggatccctggattggggtgcgtggggtgggatccctggatcggggtgcgtggagtgggatccgtggggcgggatccctggatcggggtgcgtggggcgctctctgtgctgcacacggtgggtttattggtcgcctccggagccaccgaccccgtcacggggccaccagcagctcctccaatgtcaccagcagctcctccggggccaccagcagctcctccagtgtcaccagtagcttctccagggccaccagctgctcctccggggcctccagcagcttctccggggccaccagctgctcctccagtgtcaccagcagctcctccggggccaccagcagctcctccagtgtcgccagtagctcctctggggtcaccagcagcttctccggggccaccagcagctcctccagtatcaccagtagcttctccagggccaccatcagcgtctttggtgccaccatcagcgtctctggggccaccagcagcttctccggggccaccagcagcttctccagggccaccagcagcttctctggggccaccagcagcttctccagggccaccatctgctcctctggggccaccagcaccttctctggggccaccagcagcttcttcggggccaccagcagctcctctggagccaccagcagcttctctggggccaccagcagcttctccggggccaccagctgctcctccagtgtcaccagtagctcctctggggccaccagcagctcctcaggggccaccagcagtgtctccggggccaccaacagctcctctggggccaccagcagctcctccagtgtcaccagcagctcctctggggccaccaacagcgtctccggggccaccaacagcgtctccggggacaccagcagctcctctggggccaccaactgcgtctccggggacaccagcagcgtctccagggacaccagcagctcctctggggccaccaacagcatctccggggacaccagcagctcctctggggccaccaacagcgtctccggggacaccagcagctcctctggggccaccaacagcgtctccggggacaccagcagctcctctggggccacc contains the following coding sequences:
- the LOC138734159 gene encoding cytochrome c1, heme protein, mitochondrial-like; its protein translation is MVASPALRVVSPGSLVAVVAFPGPQGFFRPVNPFLPGSSSHGGEDYVFSLLTGYCDPPAGVSVREGLHYNPYFPGQAIGMAPPIYNEVLEFDDGTPATMSQIAKDVCTFLRWAAEPKHDHRKRMGLKMLLLGALLAPLSYYLKRHKWSVMKSRKMIYRPPK